The Bacteroidales bacterium genome includes a region encoding these proteins:
- a CDS encoding triose-phosphate isomerase — protein sequence MRKKIVAGNWKMNKTLQEGIALAQEVEKMASGVPGKVELIIAPPFIHLTEVKKLLGRVKLGAQNCASEASGAFTGEVSASMLASAEVQYVIIGHSERRSYYGETNSIINKKVRLALQNHLNPIFCCGEVLSEREKGKHFDVVKEQLEEGLFNLSPDEFGKVIIAYEPVWAIGTGVNATPAQAQEMHQYIRSLIARKYGETVANNTSILYGGSCKPSNAGELFANPDVDGGLIGGASLKADDFIGIAKAF from the coding sequence ATGAGAAAAAAGATTGTTGCAGGAAACTGGAAAATGAACAAAACCTTGCAGGAAGGAATTGCCCTCGCTCAGGAAGTTGAAAAAATGGCCTCCGGTGTACCCGGTAAAGTGGAACTCATTATTGCCCCTCCTTTTATTCATTTAACTGAGGTTAAAAAACTGCTCGGCAGGGTGAAACTGGGAGCCCAGAACTGTGCATCCGAGGCGTCGGGGGCATTTACCGGAGAAGTCTCTGCTTCCATGCTGGCATCGGCAGAAGTTCAGTATGTCATTATCGGACATTCCGAAAGAAGAAGCTATTACGGCGAAACCAACAGCATTATTAATAAAAAAGTAAGGCTGGCATTGCAGAATCATCTGAATCCCATCTTCTGCTGCGGGGAAGTACTGAGTGAACGTGAAAAAGGAAAACACTTTGATGTAGTAAAGGAACAACTCGAGGAAGGCCTTTTCAATCTCTCCCCCGATGAATTCGGCAAAGTAATTATTGCATATGAACCGGTATGGGCTATCGGAACAGGAGTAAATGCAACCCCTGCCCAGGCACAGGAAATGCATCAGTATATTCGTTCACTGATTGCCCGCAAATACGGCGAAACCGTGGCAAACAATACATCGATACTGTACGGCGGAAGCTGCAAGCCTTCCAATGCCGGTGAACTGTTTGCCAATCCCGATGTTGACGGCGGGCTGATCGGTGGTGCTTCACTTAAAGCCGATGATTTTATTGGCATTGCAAAAGCTTTTTAA
- the prmA gene encoding 50S ribosomal protein L11 methyltransferase, with amino-acid sequence MYIKAGIQFRSDDSSFTDRIIAALSFIGCEGIEESAHTIDGWFRAEAFSEKTLREVLSPFFREDSFFSLEIESVPEVNWNAEWEKNFPPVVINQDCRIRAPFHHFPVDCTYDIIIEPKMAFGTGHHATTFLMLEELLKTEVAGTKILDAGTGTGVLSVLASMRGASLVFACDIDKHAVDNAAENFRRNKISNVMLIYGSVKEISETGFDGILANINKNVLLSEMPHYAHHMKEGGFLLCSGFFREDAEEISKMAEKNFLELSHMSAREGWAALYFRKKTQI; translated from the coding sequence ATGTACATCAAAGCGGGCATACAATTCCGTTCAGACGACAGTTCTTTTACTGACAGGATCATTGCTGCCCTGTCATTCATTGGCTGTGAAGGAATTGAAGAGTCGGCGCATACGATTGATGGCTGGTTCCGGGCTGAAGCTTTTTCAGAAAAAACATTGCGCGAAGTTCTGAGTCCGTTTTTTCGTGAGGACAGCTTTTTCAGCCTGGAGATTGAATCTGTGCCGGAGGTAAACTGGAATGCCGAATGGGAAAAAAACTTTCCGCCGGTGGTCATTAATCAGGACTGCCGGATTCGGGCACCTTTTCATCATTTCCCGGTTGACTGCACGTACGATATAATCATTGAGCCAAAGATGGCATTTGGTACCGGTCATCACGCAACTACCTTTCTGATGCTGGAAGAATTGCTCAAAACGGAAGTGGCCGGAACGAAGATACTGGACGCCGGAACTGGTACAGGAGTGCTTTCAGTCCTTGCTTCCATGCGGGGAGCTTCCCTTGTGTTTGCGTGCGATATTGACAAACATGCCGTGGATAATGCTGCAGAAAATTTCCGGCGCAACAAAATCTCCAATGTCATGCTTATTTATGGTTCTGTAAAGGAAATTTCCGAAACCGGCTTTGACGGCATTCTGGCCAATATCAATAAAAATGTTCTGCTGAGCGAAATGCCGCACTATGCCCATCATATGAAAGAAGGCGGTTTTCTTTTATGCAGCGGTTTTTTCAGAGAAGACGCAGAGGAAATCAGTAAAATGGCTGAAAAAAATTTCCTTGAACTTAGCCACATGTCGGCAAGGGAAGGATGGGCAGCATTGTACTTCCGAAAAAAAACCCAAATCTGA
- a CDS encoding ABC transporter permease produces MVRFVIQRFLQAIPVLWGVITLIFVLFQIIPGDPARMVMGQRTDSASLEMIRADLGTNLPVGVRYLKYLNDLSPVSYHNSVSRESPWYLDSSLYAPFIRLVSFSGNGVLVLKYPYLRRSYQSRSDVSLMIRKTLPNTIVLATVAILFASFLGILLGLLASLAKNSFVDRFILFFTALGISLPSFFAAILIGWLFAFVLGDITGLNLTGNLFEISDTGEGVKLVLKNIILPALTLGIRPLSVIVQMMRGAMSEVMAEDYIRTARAKGLSRSRIVMVHAFRNALNPVITSVSGWFASMLAGVVFVEYIFGWKGLGNLLVEALNNYDLPVVMGVVLIIASLFVLINILTDLAYMWADPRIRLKQS; encoded by the coding sequence ATGGTTCGTTTTGTTATACAGCGTTTTTTGCAGGCTATTCCTGTTCTGTGGGGAGTAATTACCCTGATTTTTGTCCTTTTTCAGATCATTCCGGGCGATCCTGCCCGCATGGTTATGGGGCAAAGAACCGACAGCGCTTCGCTCGAAATGATACGGGCCGATCTGGGAACCAACCTGCCGGTCGGCGTCAGATACCTGAAGTACCTGAATGACCTGTCACCCGTATCATATCATAATTCCGTGTCTCGGGAATCTCCCTGGTACCTCGATTCATCGCTCTACGCTCCCTTTATCCGGCTCGTTTCTTTTTCGGGCAATGGTGTACTGGTTTTAAAATACCCATATCTGCGGAGGTCCTATCAGTCGCGCAGTGACGTCAGCCTTATGATCAGAAAAACCTTGCCCAATACCATTGTACTGGCAACAGTGGCAATACTGTTTGCCTCCTTTTTGGGCATTTTGCTGGGATTGCTGGCTTCATTGGCAAAGAATTCCTTTGTCGACCGCTTTATCCTTTTTTTTACGGCACTTGGCATTTCCCTGCCTTCCTTTTTTGCCGCCATTCTCATCGGCTGGCTGTTTGCCTTTGTACTGGGTGATATTACGGGACTGAACCTCACAGGAAACCTGTTCGAAATCAGTGATACGGGTGAAGGCGTGAAACTGGTACTGAAAAACATTATTCTTCCGGCACTTACACTGGGTATCAGGCCCTTGTCAGTTATTGTTCAGATGATGCGAGGGGCAATGTCGGAAGTGATGGCGGAAGATTATATACGCACTGCCCGCGCCAAAGGGCTTTCACGATCGCGGATTGTCATGGTGCATGCCTTCCGGAATGCATTGAATCCTGTTATTACCTCGGTTTCCGGTTGGTTCGCTTCCATGCTGGCGGGAGTCGTTTTTGTGGAGTATATTTTTGGCTGGAAAGGATTGGGAAATCTGCTGGTGGAAGCCCTCAACAACTATGATCTTCCGGTTGTCATGGGCGTTGTATTAATCATTGCTTCCCTTTTTGTTTTGATTAATATCCTCACCGACCTGGCGTATATGTGGGCTGATCCGCGTATCAGGCTGAAGCAAAGCTGA
- a CDS encoding TIGR00159 family protein, with the protein MENLISPFFITVRVLDIIDILLVAFLMYQLYHLMKGTVAINIFVAIFVLYLFWLVVKALNMQLMSTLLGQVMGVGVIALIIVFQQEIRRFLLMIGTRYMTRRFSLENLFSWNIEAAHKVQIKAIVNACIALSETRTGALIAITRNSSLQTYAETGEIINANTTERLIESIFFKNNPLHDGGLIIAEDKIYSAGCIFPLTENPDVPAHLGLRHRAALGLSEQTDAFVIVVSEETGSISFALNGELKENIDPKDLTNRLNVLFG; encoded by the coding sequence ATGGAAAATTTGATTTCACCGTTCTTTATTACGGTTCGTGTCCTTGATATTATTGACATCCTGCTCGTTGCCTTTCTTATGTACCAGTTGTACCATCTTATGAAAGGAACTGTGGCCATAAATATATTTGTGGCAATTTTCGTACTCTATCTTTTCTGGCTGGTTGTCAAGGCGCTGAATATGCAGCTTATGAGCACCCTGCTCGGGCAGGTAATGGGAGTTGGCGTAATTGCGCTCATCATTGTGTTTCAGCAGGAAATACGAAGGTTTCTCCTGATGATCGGAACACGATACATGACACGGCGCTTTAGCCTGGAAAACCTTTTTTCGTGGAACATTGAGGCAGCGCATAAAGTCCAGATCAAAGCAATCGTCAATGCCTGCATAGCCCTTTCAGAAACACGCACAGGTGCTTTGATTGCCATCACGCGGAATTCGTCTCTCCAGACGTATGCAGAAACAGGAGAAATTATCAATGCCAATACTACTGAAAGACTGATTGAGAGCATTTTCTTTAAGAACAATCCCCTGCATGACGGCGGACTGATCATAGCAGAAGATAAGATATATTCTGCGGGATGTATTTTCCCTCTTACAGAAAATCCTGATGTTCCGGCACACCTGGGTCTTCGTCACCGCGCCGCACTGGGACTTTCGGAACAAACGGATGCCTTTGTTATCGTGGTCTCAGAAGAAACCGGAAGTATTTCCTTTGCACTGAACGGAGAACTGAAGGAAAATATTGATCCAAAAGATCTGACCAACCGGCTTAACGTATTATTCGGATAG
- a CDS encoding Arc family DNA binding domain-containing protein — protein MSEKKAFVLRIDARKLAAIEKWAADEFRSTNGQIEWILDQALKKAGRWKPKENDEQ, from the coding sequence ATGTCGGAAAAGAAAGCATTTGTACTGCGCATTGATGCACGGAAGCTGGCGGCAATTGAAAAGTGGGCCGCTGATGAATTCCGGAGCACCAACGGGCAGATTGAGTGGATTCTTGATCAGGCTTTGAAAAAAGCAGGGCGCTGGAAACCGAAAGAAAACGATGAACAATAA
- the tmk gene encoding dTMP kinase — MNTGSARKGKFLVIEGLDGSGKSTQVQLLREYFEAKNIAYRFLHFPRTESPYFGELIAMFLRGDLGSLHEVHPKLVAMLYAGDRYNASGQINEWLGKGYLVLADRYMHSNIAYQCAKIPSHEEQRQLSDWIRKLEYEYWKIPVPDRVVYLNVPFDFIEGNLAGTRNGKDRAYLKGGEDIHEADLEFQRRVGDVYLRQASSDPSFVVLNCADASGRMKLPDEIFADLLQLLVNQKILIEK, encoded by the coding sequence ATGAATACAGGATCAGCAAGGAAAGGGAAGTTCCTGGTTATTGAAGGCCTCGATGGTTCAGGCAAATCAACGCAGGTGCAATTGCTCAGGGAGTATTTTGAGGCAAAAAATATTGCTTACCGTTTTCTCCACTTCCCGCGCACTGAAAGTCCGTATTTCGGAGAACTGATAGCAATGTTTCTGAGGGGAGACCTTGGATCTCTTCACGAAGTGCACCCCAAGCTGGTAGCTATGCTGTATGCCGGCGACCGGTACAATGCCTCCGGACAAATCAATGAATGGCTTGGAAAGGGATATCTGGTTCTGGCCGACCGCTATATGCATTCCAACATAGCTTACCAGTGTGCCAAGATCCCTTCGCATGAAGAACAACGGCAGCTAAGTGATTGGATCAGAAAACTGGAATATGAATACTGGAAAATTCCTGTGCCTGACCGGGTAGTGTATCTGAATGTACCTTTTGATTTTATTGAGGGAAATCTTGCCGGAACCCGCAACGGCAAAGACAGGGCGTATCTTAAGGGAGGAGAAGATATTCATGAAGCCGACCTTGAATTTCAGCGCAGGGTAGGAGATGTTTATCTGCGGCAGGCCTCTTCTGACCCCTCCTTCGTTGTTTTGAACTGTGCCGATGCATCGGGAAGAATGAAACTCCCGGATGAAATATTTGCTGATCTTTTGCAATTGCTTGTTAATCAAAAAATTTTAATTGAAAAATAG
- a CDS encoding metallophosphoesterase family protein yields MKRIGIISDTHGHLHSRVREFLQITEEIWHAGDIGSAALADDLEKFKPLRAVYGNIDDHNLRLRYKEFSVFQEEGFTILLQHIGGYPGRYTSEMKERIGLYHPGIVVCGHSHILKIQFDKQNNHLHINPGAAGIYGMHRFITAVRLVLDHSNISDVEVLEIPRTKNSIQGKKRDDLF; encoded by the coding sequence ATGAAGCGAATTGGTATTATTTCCGACACCCACGGGCACCTGCATTCCCGGGTCAGAGAATTCCTCCAGATAACAGAAGAAATCTGGCATGCCGGTGATATCGGATCGGCTGCGCTGGCGGACGATCTGGAAAAATTCAAACCACTGAGAGCAGTGTACGGAAATATAGATGATCATAACCTGCGCCTGCGATATAAAGAATTCAGCGTTTTTCAGGAAGAAGGTTTCACCATATTGCTGCAGCATATCGGAGGCTATCCGGGCCGATATACATCTGAAATGAAGGAGCGGATCGGGCTGTATCATCCGGGCATCGTTGTATGCGGACATTCCCATATTCTGAAAATACAGTTCGATAAACAAAACAACCATTTGCACATTAATCCCGGAGCAGCCGGGATTTACGGAATGCACCGCTTCATTACCGCCGTCAGGCTTGTACTTGATCATTCCAACATTTCGGATGTTGAAGTGCTGGAAATTCCGAGAACGAAAAATTCCATTCAGGGAAAAAAGCGGGACGATTTATTCTGA
- a CDS encoding 16S rRNA (uracil(1498)-N(3))-methyltransferase has translation MHVFYYPDLITGPAILPEPEARHGIKSLRLRRGDIIGITDGCGTFAKAEISDDAVQHCAFRVIDQHTETHPSGPMLHIAISPLQQQERFEWFLEKATELGVAVITPVLCERTVRPGVRTDRMQKIIISAMKQSGRSWLPRLNDPVPFMEFFRQPAPSQRFIAHCMEETKEELVALMEAGKDTVILIGPEGDFTPSEVRYALENHFLPVSLGPATLRTETAGIASCCIFRFVQLPATKSTT, from the coding sequence ATGCATGTTTTTTATTATCCTGATCTGATAACCGGACCGGCAATCTTGCCTGAACCGGAAGCCCGGCACGGAATAAAATCGCTTCGTCTGCGAAGAGGCGATATAATTGGCATTACCGACGGCTGTGGTACGTTTGCAAAAGCTGAAATATCGGACGATGCAGTTCAGCATTGTGCTTTTCGTGTCATAGATCAGCATACCGAAACCCACCCATCCGGTCCCATGCTCCATATTGCCATTTCTCCTCTGCAACAGCAGGAACGGTTTGAGTGGTTTCTGGAAAAGGCTACCGAACTGGGTGTTGCTGTCATCACTCCGGTTTTATGTGAACGAACGGTTCGTCCGGGGGTAAGAACCGACCGTATGCAGAAGATCATCATTTCAGCTATGAAACAATCAGGAAGATCATGGCTGCCCAGGCTAAACGATCCGGTGCCTTTTATGGAATTCTTCCGTCAGCCTGCGCCTTCACAGCGGTTTATTGCCCACTGCATGGAGGAGACAAAAGAAGAACTGGTTGCCTTAATGGAAGCCGGAAAAGATACCGTCATACTGATCGGACCGGAGGGTGACTTTACCCCATCAGAAGTCAGGTATGCCCTCGAGAACCACTTCCTTCCGGTTAGTCTGGGACCAGCAACGCTGCGTACCGAAACAGCCGGAATTGCTTCTTGTTGTATATTTCGATTCGTTCAACTGCCGGCAACAAAATCCACTACCTGA
- a CDS encoding DoxX family protein — protein sequence MRALRFICRILLGLVFIFSGFVKGIDPMGSAIKFSEYFSAFHLGFLGNFSLLFSVLLASAEFIIGIALLLGLRMKIASWAVFLFMSFFTILTLILALTNPVSDCGCFGDAIKLTNWQTFLKNVVLMVPVMMVFLSRNKFPVRYKPFGEWVTLGILYIGILLVIRYCYFYLPVIDFLPYRTGTNIPRAMEIPEGAPQDEYRTILYYQKDGVTKEFTLENYPWQDSTWKWVDTKTILIKKGYEPPIHDFRFTDPDGNDITDRILYDTKYVFLLISPNMQKANVAGILKANALADFCNGGNCSFYALTASPISEIRQFTEKNNPGFPFYHADETTLQTMIRSNPGLMLIKDGTIVAKWSYREFPEAERLKNDILGYAVTYYREKRESLTKTILILTLLLTLAVIKILQLNFDRRD from the coding sequence ATGCGAGCACTCCGATTCATTTGTCGCATTCTGCTGGGCCTTGTGTTTATTTTTTCCGGATTTGTGAAGGGCATTGATCCCATGGGCTCTGCGATCAAATTCAGCGAGTATTTTTCTGCCTTTCATCTTGGCTTTTTAGGGAATTTCTCCCTCCTGTTTTCCGTTCTTCTGGCGTCGGCCGAATTTATTATAGGTATTGCCCTTTTGCTGGGGCTGAGAATGAAAATTGCTTCCTGGGCGGTGTTTCTTTTTATGTCGTTCTTTACCATTCTCACCCTGATCCTCGCTCTGACCAACCCTGTATCAGATTGCGGGTGTTTCGGCGATGCCATCAAACTCACCAACTGGCAAACCTTTCTTAAAAATGTGGTTCTTATGGTGCCGGTAATGATGGTGTTCCTTTCGAGGAACAAATTTCCCGTGCGCTATAAGCCTTTCGGAGAATGGGTTACCCTGGGAATTCTTTATATTGGAATATTGCTGGTTATAAGGTACTGTTACTTTTATCTTCCTGTTATTGATTTTCTTCCTTACCGGACGGGAACCAACATTCCCAGGGCCATGGAAATTCCTGAAGGAGCCCCTCAGGACGAATACAGAACCATATTGTATTACCAGAAGGATGGCGTAACAAAAGAATTTACCCTGGAAAATTACCCATGGCAGGACTCAACCTGGAAATGGGTTGATACAAAAACCATTCTTATTAAAAAAGGGTATGAACCTCCCATTCACGATTTCCGTTTCACTGACCCGGACGGAAATGACATAACTGATCGGATACTTTATGACACAAAATACGTATTTCTGCTCATATCGCCCAATATGCAGAAGGCAAATGTGGCCGGAATACTCAAGGCAAATGCTTTAGCCGATTTCTGCAATGGCGGTAACTGCTCCTTTTATGCGCTTACAGCTTCTCCTATATCGGAGATCAGACAGTTTACCGAAAAGAACAATCCCGGGTTCCCCTTTTATCATGCTGACGAAACGACCCTGCAAACCATGATCCGCAGTAACCCTGGCCTTATGCTTATAAAGGACGGAACGATAGTTGCAAAATGGAGTTACCGGGAATTTCCGGAGGCTGAACGGCTGAAAAACGATATTCTCGGGTATGCTGTGACGTATTACAGGGAAAAACGAGAATCATTAACCAAAACCATACTGATCCTCACCCTGCTTCTTACCCTGGCCGTAATTAAAATTCTTCAGCTGAATTTTGACCGGCGTGATTAA
- the folP gene encoding dihydropteroate synthase has translation MAHKNTFFPVKKTCNFRGKLVHIDSPLIMGIINLTPDSFYQGSRVNSHEELILRAETMLKEGAHILDIGACSTRPGAEQPDEDTERRRLFPALQVLRKNFPDAVLSVDTWRASIAKEAVYEYGVDMINDISAGNMDPDMFQTVAECKIPYLLMHMQGTPQTMQKNPVYQDVVQDILAFFALKTEELVRKYHVHDIFIDPGFGFGKTLEHNYILLENLDAFRILGFPVVAGISRKSMIHRILACTPEEALNGTTVLHTIALLRGASVLRVHDVKPASEAIRLVSFLKKANTDQKGK, from the coding sequence ATGGCGCATAAAAATACATTTTTTCCGGTAAAAAAGACCTGTAATTTCAGAGGAAAACTCGTCCATATTGATTCTCCCCTGATTATGGGAATCATTAACCTTACCCCTGATTCCTTTTATCAGGGAAGCCGTGTAAACAGCCACGAAGAGCTCATCCTGCGTGCCGAAACCATGCTAAAGGAAGGAGCGCATATTCTGGACATCGGAGCCTGTTCAACAAGGCCCGGCGCTGAGCAACCCGACGAAGACACAGAGCGCCGGAGACTCTTCCCTGCCCTTCAGGTTCTGAGAAAAAACTTTCCCGATGCCGTGCTTTCAGTTGACACATGGAGGGCCTCCATCGCAAAGGAAGCGGTTTATGAATATGGAGTGGACATGATCAATGATATTTCGGCTGGAAATATGGACCCCGACATGTTTCAAACGGTTGCCGAATGCAAGATCCCTTATCTTTTGATGCATATGCAGGGCACTCCGCAAACAATGCAGAAAAATCCTGTTTATCAGGACGTGGTGCAGGATATATTGGCCTTTTTTGCCCTGAAGACGGAAGAGCTTGTCAGAAAATACCATGTTCATGATATTTTTATTGATCCGGGATTTGGTTTTGGAAAAACCCTTGAGCACAATTATATTTTGCTGGAAAATCTTGATGCATTCAGAATTCTTGGGTTTCCCGTGGTAGCGGGAATTTCCCGCAAGAGCATGATCCACAGAATTCTTGCGTGCACCCCCGAAGAAGCTCTTAACGGAACCACCGTTCTGCATACCATTGCCCTCCTCAGAGGTGCTTCGGTATTGAGGGTCCATGATGTAAAACCAGCTTCCGAGGCCATCCGCCTTGTGAGTTTTCTCAAGAAAGCAAATACGGATCAGAAAGGGAAATAA
- the plsY gene encoding glycerol-3-phosphate 1-O-acyltransferase PlsY yields the protein MVFLLVIAFIVAYLLGSIPTSVWIGKWFRGIDVRDYGSGNAGATNTMRVLGVALGIPVVIIDIAKGFLAVQLSFIHSGFLEIFPDIVVLQLILGAFAVLGHIYPVFAGFRGGKGVATLFGVILAVHPAITLMAIGVFLVVLLMVKIVSVSSMVAGISFPVFLFLFYPHSPLSLKIFSVAVAILLLYTHRTNIRRLVRKEEPRATFLFGEKKRDEGKLSE from the coding sequence ATGGTCTTTCTGTTGGTTATAGCATTTATTGTAGCTTATCTGCTGGGGTCTATTCCAACTTCCGTATGGATAGGCAAATGGTTCAGAGGTATTGATGTAAGGGATTACGGCAGTGGAAATGCCGGAGCTACCAATACAATGAGAGTCCTTGGGGTAGCGTTGGGCATCCCGGTAGTCATCATTGACATCGCCAAAGGGTTTCTTGCGGTTCAGCTTTCTTTTATCCATTCCGGTTTTCTGGAAATATTCCCTGATATTGTTGTACTACAGCTTATTCTGGGAGCTTTTGCTGTTCTTGGCCATATCTACCCTGTATTTGCGGGTTTCAGAGGAGGGAAGGGCGTAGCCACACTGTTCGGTGTTATCCTTGCTGTTCATCCTGCTATTACCCTGATGGCCATCGGAGTGTTCCTGGTAGTTCTGCTGATGGTTAAAATTGTGTCGGTAAGCTCCATGGTGGCCGGAATTTCTTTTCCGGTTTTTCTCTTCCTGTTTTACCCGCACTCACCGCTTTCGCTGAAAATTTTTTCTGTTGCCGTGGCGATTCTGCTGCTTTATACCCACAGAACCAATATCCGGCGGTTGGTGAGGAAGGAAGAACCCAGGGCCACTTTCCTGTTTGGTGAAAAAAAACGCGATGAAGGAAAACTATCCGAATAA
- a CDS encoding SPFH domain-containing protein — protein sequence MNTEKSFQPWSGYLAVLVLALLLAGIIYSAVQEMIWPFLAAMFLFILILPGLVVVNPNESRVLVLFGDYRGTIKKNGFFWVNPFFVKKKISLRARNFDSKPIKVNDKVGNPIMIGLVLVWKVEDTYKAAFAVDEYENFVVVQSEAALRKLAGTYPYDNFEDESAEVTLRSAGDTVNHQLEKEIAERLEIAGIHVIEARINYIAYASEIAGAMLRRQQASAVVAARSKIVEGAVGMVEMALNQLAGKKIVDLDEEKKAAMVSNLMVVLCSDESARPVVNAGTLNP from the coding sequence ATGAATACCGAAAAATCTTTTCAGCCATGGTCAGGATACCTGGCAGTACTGGTACTTGCTCTGCTTCTGGCAGGGATTATATACTCCGCGGTTCAGGAGATGATCTGGCCCTTTCTGGCGGCGATGTTTCTTTTTATTCTTATTTTGCCGGGTCTGGTTGTTGTCAACCCGAATGAATCAAGGGTTCTTGTTCTCTTCGGCGACTATCGGGGAACCATTAAAAAGAATGGTTTTTTCTGGGTTAATCCGTTTTTTGTAAAGAAGAAGATCTCGCTGCGTGCCCGGAATTTTGACAGCAAGCCAATCAAGGTTAACGATAAGGTTGGAAATCCTATCATGATCGGACTTGTGCTTGTATGGAAAGTGGAAGACACCTACAAGGCTGCCTTTGCGGTAGATGAGTATGAAAACTTTGTGGTGGTTCAGAGCGAAGCTGCTCTGCGCAAGCTGGCCGGGACCTATCCGTACGACAATTTTGAAGACGAATCGGCAGAAGTGACCCTGCGTTCCGCAGGGGATACAGTAAACCATCAGCTGGAAAAGGAAATAGCAGAAAGGCTTGAAATTGCCGGCATTCATGTCATAGAAGCCCGCATAAACTATATAGCTTATGCTTCCGAAATAGCCGGGGCCATGCTGAGGCGTCAGCAGGCCAGCGCTGTTGTGGCCGCCCGGAGCAAAATTGTGGAAGGTGCAGTGGGAATGGTTGAAATGGCGCTTAATCAGCTGGCCGGGAAAAAAATCGTCGATCTGGATGAGGAAAAGAAGGCGGCCATGGTAAGCAATCTAATGGTAGTTCTTTGTTCGGATGAATCGGCACGACCTGTGGTAAATGCAGGAACTCTGAACCCGTAA
- a CDS encoding GTP-binding protein: protein MKSPVSYECPKCSGRFYELREISTTGKFWTRIFNLQVNKFTAVICKKCRYTELYHSPVSKFGQVVDFVAGS, encoded by the coding sequence ATGAAGTCACCTGTTTCCTATGAATGTCCCAAATGTTCAGGCCGATTTTATGAACTCAGGGAAATCAGCACAACCGGAAAATTCTGGACCAGAATTTTTAATCTGCAGGTAAACAAATTTACCGCAGTTATTTGCAAAAAGTGCCGGTATACGGAGCTATACCATAGTCCTGTCAGCAAATTTGGTCAGGTAGTGGATTTTGTTGCCGGCAGTTGA